One stretch of Pseudomonas sp. NC02 DNA includes these proteins:
- a CDS encoding nucleotidyltransferase family protein — MKPSTALDLKRAAVREVVGRFHTSNPRVFGSVLLGTDKDGSDLDLLVDALPGATLFDLGGLQVELEDLLGVNVDLLTPGDLPLKFRAQVLAEARPV; from the coding sequence ATGAAACCTTCAACTGCCCTGGATCTCAAGAGGGCTGCCGTGCGTGAAGTAGTAGGACGTTTCCATACCTCCAACCCAAGGGTGTTTGGGTCCGTTTTGTTGGGGACTGATAAAGACGGCAGTGATCTCGATTTACTGGTTGATGCGCTACCGGGAGCGACCCTTTTTGACCTTGGTGGGCTGCAGGTGGAGTTGGAAGACTTGCTCGGGGTAAACGTCGATTTGCTGACGCCTGGCGATCTGCCTCTGAAGTTTCGTGCTCAAGTCTTGGCTGAGGCCCGGCCCGTATGA
- a CDS encoding short-chain fatty acid transporter, producing the protein MADAIEDSRYARFALRCSNFAERWFPDSWVFAALAVIIVAVATLGMGAAPTEAAKAFGDGFWSLIPFTMQMAFVVIGGYVVASSPPAVKLIDRLARIPKNGRSAVAWVALISMVASLLNWGLSLVFGGLLVRALARRTDLRMDYRAAGAAAYLGLGAVWALGLSSSAAQLQANPASLPPSILSITGMIPFTDTIFLWQSGVLLLALIVVSLIIAYATAPGPNSARDAKACGIDPAFNMPKPQPPTRPGEWLEHSPLLTILLALLAAGWLFHEFSTKPAISAISGLNTYNFLFLMVGALLHWRPRSFLDAVARAVPTTTGVLIQFPLYGSIAALMTVVKGSDGATLAHHISTFFTSIASHDTYALLMGVYSAVLGFFIPSGGGKWIIEAPYVMQVANDLEYHLGWAVQIYNAAEALPNLINPFYMLPLLGVLGLKARDLIGFSFVQLLVHTPLVLFLLWALGTTLKYLPPVMP; encoded by the coding sequence GTGGCCGATGCTATCGAAGACAGCCGCTACGCCCGATTCGCCCTGCGTTGTTCAAACTTCGCCGAGCGCTGGTTCCCTGACTCCTGGGTGTTTGCCGCCCTCGCCGTGATCATTGTCGCCGTGGCGACCCTGGGCATGGGCGCCGCGCCGACCGAGGCCGCCAAGGCGTTTGGTGACGGTTTCTGGAGTTTGATCCCGTTCACCATGCAAATGGCCTTTGTGGTGATTGGCGGTTACGTGGTCGCCAGCTCCCCGCCCGCCGTGAAATTGATCGACCGCCTGGCGCGCATCCCGAAGAACGGCCGTTCTGCCGTGGCCTGGGTGGCGCTGATTTCGATGGTCGCCTCGTTGCTCAACTGGGGCCTGTCCCTGGTGTTCGGTGGTTTGCTGGTGCGTGCGCTGGCCCGGCGTACGGATTTGCGCATGGATTACCGCGCGGCCGGTGCTGCGGCCTACCTCGGCCTGGGTGCCGTTTGGGCGCTGGGGCTGTCGTCGTCAGCGGCGCAGTTGCAGGCCAACCCGGCCAGTTTGCCGCCGTCGATCCTGTCGATCACCGGGATGATCCCGTTCACCGACACCATCTTTCTGTGGCAGTCCGGCGTGCTGTTGCTGGCGCTGATCGTGGTGTCGCTGATCATCGCCTACGCCACCGCGCCCGGCCCGAACTCCGCCCGTGACGCCAAGGCTTGCGGTATCGACCCGGCCTTCAACATGCCCAAGCCGCAACCGCCGACCCGTCCGGGCGAGTGGCTGGAGCACAGCCCGTTGCTGACCATCCTGCTGGCGTTGCTGGCCGCCGGTTGGTTGTTCCATGAATTCTCGACCAAGCCGGCGATCAGCGCGATCTCGGGGCTGAACACCTACAACTTCCTGTTCCTGATGGTCGGTGCCCTACTGCACTGGCGTCCGCGCAGTTTTCTCGATGCGGTGGCCCGTGCGGTACCCACCACCACCGGGGTGCTGATCCAGTTCCCGCTATATGGCTCGATTGCCGCGCTGATGACCGTGGTGAAAGGCAGTGACGGCGCGACCCTGGCGCACCATATCTCGACCTTCTTCACCTCGATCGCGTCCCACGACACCTACGCGCTGTTGATGGGCGTGTACTCGGCGGTGCTGGGCTTCTTCATCCCGTCGGGCGGCGGCAAGTGGATCATCGAGGCGCCGTACGTGATGCAGGTCGCCAATGACCTGGAATATCACCTGGGCTGGGCGGTGCAGATCTACAACGCCGCCGAAGCGCTGCCGAACCTGATCAACCCGTTCTATATGCTGCCGCTGCTGGGCGTGCTGGGGTTGAAGGCGCGGGACTTGATCGGTTTTTCGTTTGTGCAGCTGCTGGTGCATACGCCGCTGGTGTTGTTCCTGCTGTGGGCGTTGGGCACGACGCTTAAATATTTGCCGCCGGTGATGCCTTAA
- a CDS encoding MFS transporter produces MTATSYPQAQRFSRSDYKTLGLAALGGALEIYDFIIFVFFALTLSQLFFPPEMPEWLRLLQSFGIFVTGYLARPLGGILMAHFADHLGRKRVFSLSILMMALPCLLIGIMPTYAHIGYFAPLILLALRILQGAAVGGEVPSAWVFVAEHAPDNHRGYALGFLQAGLTFGYLLGALTATLLAQVFTPAEILDYAWRFPFLLGGVFGVIGVWLRRWLSETPVFLQMQARRQAGAELPLRTVLREHRSALLPAMILTCVLTSAVVVLVVITPTMMQKTFGMSPSHTFALSALGIVFLNIGCVLAGLLVDRIGAWRAVLVYSLLLPVGIAVLYASLIAGGVWLGAAYAIAGLSCGVVGAVPSVMVNLFPAQVRVSGISFTYNIAYALWASTTPLMLIALMPTSPWICVGYCVAMGAVGAVSAAHFGKRLPT; encoded by the coding sequence ATGACTGCCACCTCTTATCCACAGGCGCAGCGTTTCTCCCGCTCCGACTACAAAACCCTGGGCCTGGCCGCCCTGGGCGGGGCCCTGGAAATCTACGACTTCATCATCTTCGTATTTTTCGCGCTCACCCTCAGCCAGCTGTTTTTCCCGCCGGAAATGCCCGAGTGGCTGCGCCTGCTGCAAAGCTTCGGCATCTTTGTCACCGGCTACCTCGCGCGCCCGCTGGGCGGAATCCTGATGGCACACTTCGCCGATCACCTGGGGCGCAAACGGGTGTTCAGCCTGAGCATCCTGATGATGGCGCTGCCGTGCCTGCTGATCGGCATCATGCCCACCTACGCACACATCGGTTATTTCGCACCGTTGATCCTGCTGGCGCTGCGCATCCTCCAGGGTGCGGCAGTGGGCGGGGAAGTGCCCAGCGCCTGGGTGTTTGTCGCCGAACACGCTCCGGACAACCATCGTGGTTATGCCCTGGGCTTCCTCCAGGCCGGGCTGACCTTCGGCTACCTGCTCGGCGCGCTGACGGCGACGCTGCTGGCGCAAGTCTTCACCCCGGCCGAAATCCTCGACTACGCCTGGCGCTTCCCGTTCCTGCTCGGCGGCGTGTTCGGCGTGATCGGTGTCTGGCTGCGGCGCTGGCTCAGCGAAACCCCGGTGTTCCTGCAAATGCAGGCCCGTCGCCAGGCCGGCGCCGAACTGCCGCTGCGTACCGTCCTGCGGGAACATCGCAGCGCGCTGCTGCCGGCGATGATCCTCACCTGCGTGCTCACCTCGGCCGTCGTCGTACTGGTGGTGATCACCCCGACCATGATGCAGAAAACCTTCGGCATGAGCCCCAGCCACACCTTCGCCCTGAGCGCGTTGGGCATCGTGTTCCTGAATATCGGTTGCGTGTTGGCCGGGCTGCTGGTGGACCGCATCGGCGCCTGGCGTGCGGTGTTGGTCTATAGCCTGCTTCTGCCGGTGGGGATTGCCGTGCTCTATGCGAGCCTGATTGCCGGTGGCGTGTGGCTGGGCGCAGCGTATGCAATTGCCGGCTTGAGTTGCGGGGTGGTGGGCGCGGTGCCGTCGGTGATGGTCAACCTGTTCCCGGCGCAGGTGCGGGTGTCGGGGATTTCCTTCACCTACAACATTGCCTATGCGCTGTGGGCGAGTACCACGCCGCTGATGTTGATCGCGTTGATGCCGACCAGCCCGTGGATCTGCGTGGGGTATTGCGTGGCGATGGGCGCGGTGGGCGCAGTGAGTGCGGCGCATTTTGGCAAGCGCCTACCCACCTGA
- a CDS encoding gluconate:H+ symporter, protein MELSTAAWMVHDTRLMFCVLLAIASIIVLISATKLPPFLSILIGTFIAGVGAGLPPEEVAKAFSKGAGAILGEAGIIIALGSMLGALMAESGAADRIATTLLGLGKGKSLPWVMALVAMVIGLPLFFEVGLVMMVPIIFVMAKRSNQPLLKIAIPALAGMTTLHALMPPHPGPLIAVSALHADLGLTMLLGFCLAVPAVILAGPLYGNWLSKRMHVDEPADIGALFSAPPKAPRQPSFGVSLLIILLPVILMLGSTLAKVAMSPESPVALTLKFLGEPLIALGLAVIAAVICLGWASGMPRADVGNTLRKALAPIAVLLLTIGAGGGLKQTLLDAGVSQTISKVAEGAHMPYLLLAWLIAVALRQATGSATVATTTTAGILAPMMAGLAATQSSLVALAIGAGSVFFCHVNDAGFWMVREYFGLQLKQTIWVWSVLQTIVSVVGLVGTLLMWHFLT, encoded by the coding sequence TTGGAGTTATCGACTGCCGCGTGGATGGTTCACGACACCCGCCTCATGTTCTGCGTATTACTGGCCATCGCCAGCATCATTGTGTTGATCAGCGCGACCAAGCTGCCGCCCTTCCTGTCGATCCTGATCGGTACGTTTATCGCAGGTGTCGGCGCGGGCTTGCCGCCGGAAGAAGTGGCCAAGGCCTTCAGCAAAGGCGCCGGGGCGATTCTCGGTGAAGCCGGGATCATCATTGCCCTGGGCTCGATGCTCGGCGCGTTGATGGCTGAGTCCGGCGCTGCCGACCGTATCGCCACCACCCTGCTGGGGTTGGGCAAGGGCAAGTCGTTGCCGTGGGTGATGGCGCTGGTGGCGATGGTGATTGGCTTGCCGCTGTTCTTCGAAGTGGGCCTGGTGATGATGGTGCCGATCATCTTTGTGATGGCCAAGCGTTCGAACCAGCCGCTGCTGAAAATCGCAATTCCGGCGCTGGCGGGGATGACCACCCTGCACGCCTTGATGCCACCGCATCCGGGGCCGCTGATTGCGGTCAGCGCGTTGCACGCCGACCTGGGCCTGACCATGTTGCTGGGCTTCTGCCTGGCGGTACCGGCCGTGATTCTGGCCGGCCCGTTGTACGGCAACTGGCTGTCCAAGCGCATGCACGTGGACGAGCCGGCCGACATTGGCGCGCTGTTCAGCGCACCGCCCAAGGCGCCGCGCCAGCCGAGTTTTGGTGTGTCGCTGCTGATCATCCTGTTGCCGGTAATCCTGATGCTCGGCAGCACCCTGGCCAAGGTTGCCATGTCGCCGGAAAGCCCGGTGGCACTGACCTTGAAGTTCCTCGGTGAGCCGTTGATCGCGCTGGGCCTGGCGGTGATTGCCGCGGTGATTTGCCTGGGCTGGGCCAGCGGCATGCCGCGGGCCGATGTCGGCAACACCCTGCGCAAGGCGCTGGCGCCGATCGCGGTGCTGCTGCTGACCATCGGCGCCGGTGGCGGGTTGAAGCAAACCCTGCTGGATGCCGGCGTGAGCCAGACCATCAGCAAGGTGGCCGAAGGCGCGCACATGCCTTACCTGTTGCTGGCCTGGTTGATTGCGGTGGCGCTGCGTCAGGCCACGGGGTCGGCGACCGTCGCCACCACGACAACGGCGGGCATCCTCGCGCCGATGATGGCGGGATTGGCGGCGACGCAAAGCTCACTGGTCGCCCTGGCGATTGGTGCCGGCTCGGTGTTCTTCTGCCACGTCAACGATGCCGGCTTCTGGATGGTGCGCGAATACTTCGGCTTGCAACTGAAGCAGACGATCTGGGTGTGGTCGGTGTTGCAGACCATTGTGTCGGTGGTGGGCCTGGTGGGCACATTGCTGATGTGGCACTTCCTGACGTAA
- a CDS encoding cation diffusion facilitator family transporter: MSAGHSHAQVRAGHERLLWIALALTGSFMIAEVIGAFITGSLALLSDAAHMMTDALALGISLVAIQVAKRAADRKRTFGYARFEILAAAFNALLLFGVAFYILYEAYQRLQAPAEIQSTGMLVIAVLGLVVNLISMRLLSAASGESLNVKGAYLEVWSDMLGSIGVIIAALVIMYTGWGWVDSVVAAAIGFWVLPRTWTLLKESMNVLLQGVPDGIDIDKVEQAIRGVPGVKDVHDLHIWALTSGKNVLSTHLVADSAQGSEQQILSQVTELLHEQFDISHATIQIEGEGFQHDEHDEVHA; encoded by the coding sequence ATGAGCGCAGGACACAGCCACGCCCAGGTACGCGCCGGCCACGAACGGCTGTTATGGATCGCATTGGCACTGACCGGCAGCTTTATGATCGCCGAGGTGATCGGCGCCTTTATCACCGGCAGCCTGGCGCTGTTGTCCGATGCCGCGCACATGATGACCGACGCCCTGGCGCTAGGGATTTCCCTGGTGGCGATCCAGGTCGCCAAGCGCGCCGCCGACCGCAAGCGCACCTTCGGCTATGCGCGTTTCGAGATCCTGGCGGCAGCGTTTAATGCGCTGCTGCTGTTCGGCGTGGCGTTCTACATCCTGTATGAGGCGTATCAACGCTTGCAGGCGCCCGCCGAGATCCAGTCCACCGGCATGCTGGTGATCGCGGTGCTGGGGCTGGTGGTCAACCTGATTTCCATGCGATTGCTGAGTGCGGCCAGCGGCGAAAGCCTGAATGTGAAGGGCGCTTACCTGGAAGTCTGGAGTGACATGCTCGGCTCCATCGGCGTGATCATCGCGGCGCTGGTGATCATGTACACCGGCTGGGGCTGGGTGGATTCGGTGGTGGCGGCAGCGATTGGCTTCTGGGTGTTGCCCCGCACCTGGACGCTGCTCAAGGAAAGCATGAACGTGCTGCTGCAAGGTGTGCCGGATGGCATTGATATCGACAAGGTGGAGCAGGCGATTCGCGGCGTTCCCGGGGTCAAGGACGTGCACGACCTGCATATCTGGGCCCTCACCAGCGGCAAAAATGTGCTGAGTACTCATCTGGTGGCGGATTCGGCGCAAGGCAGCGAGCAACAGATCCTCAGCCAGGTGACGGAGTTACTGCATGAACAATTCGATATTTCCCACGCCACGATCCAGATCGAGGGCGAAGGTTTTCAGCACGACGAGCACGACGAGGTGCACGCCTGA
- a CDS encoding heavy metal response regulator transcription factor → MRILVIEDEPKTADYLHQGLSESGYIVDCAATGADGLHLSRQHAYDLVMLDVNLPLMDGWDVLQRIRQNSSTRIMMLTAQGRLADRIKGLDLGADDYLVKPFEFPELLARVRTLMRRSVHSPVPDVLRVADLELDQGRHRAFRGLQRIDLTTKEFALLHLLMRQSGVVLSRTQIISFVWDMNFDCDTNVVEVSIRRLRAKIDDPFERKLIHTLRGVGYVLEDRE, encoded by the coding sequence ATGCGTATTCTGGTTATCGAAGACGAACCTAAAACCGCCGATTATCTACATCAGGGATTGAGCGAAAGTGGCTATATCGTCGACTGTGCCGCCACCGGCGCCGACGGCCTGCATTTGTCTCGCCAGCACGCCTACGACCTGGTGATGCTCGACGTGAATTTGCCGTTGATGGATGGCTGGGACGTGCTGCAACGCATCCGCCAGAACAGCAGCACCCGCATCATGATGCTGACCGCCCAGGGCCGCCTCGCCGACCGGATCAAGGGCCTGGACCTGGGCGCCGATGATTACCTGGTCAAGCCGTTTGAGTTCCCCGAATTACTCGCGCGGGTGCGCACCTTGATGCGCCGCAGCGTGCATTCGCCGGTGCCGGATGTGTTGCGGGTGGCCGACCTGGAATTGGATCAGGGCCGCCACCGGGCGTTTCGCGGGTTGCAGCGCATCGACCTGACCACCAAGGAATTCGCCCTGCTGCACCTGCTGATGCGCCAGAGCGGCGTGGTGCTGTCGCGCACGCAAATTATCTCGTTCGTATGGGACATGAACTTTGATTGCGACACCAATGTGGTGGAAGTGTCGATCCGCCGCCTGCGGGCGAAGATCGATGACCCGTTCGAGCGCAAGTTGATCCATACCTTGCGCGGCGTGGGTTATGTGCTGGAAGACCGTGAGTGA
- a CDS encoding TolC family protein, translating to MPTFVRTFIGASVLLLMTVQGANAQTLTLESALQTAFANNPDMAAAQWEIDIAQGGRQQAGLIPNPVASWDAEDTRRNSRTTTVKLSQTLELGGKRGARIDVATRAQEAAALTLEQRRNGLRAEVIDGYYGALRAQERLDLAQRSVALAERGLVVANGRVTAGKTSPVEATRAQVQLSEIRLEFNRAQMGLTDAYRRLAASTGAASTDFQAVATQAQAAPALPSPTQLLGRLEQTAELRLAELQIVQGEAALGLEKAQRIPDLDVSIGSQYDASVRERVNVVGVSMPIPLFNRNQGNVLAASRRADQARDLRNATELRLRTETRQALDLWQTANTEVRSFNQQILPAAQSAVDSATRGFEMGKFNFLDVLDAQRTLIAARTQYLAATAQATEAWVRIERIYGDLARF from the coding sequence ATGCCAACTTTTGTCCGCACGTTTATCGGCGCTTCGGTGCTGTTGCTGATGACGGTCCAGGGCGCAAACGCGCAAACCCTGACCCTCGAATCGGCCCTGCAAACCGCCTTCGCCAACAACCCCGACATGGCCGCTGCGCAGTGGGAAATCGACATCGCCCAAGGCGGTCGCCAGCAGGCCGGTTTGATCCCGAATCCGGTGGCCTCCTGGGACGCCGAAGACACCCGCCGCAACTCGCGCACCACCACCGTAAAACTGAGCCAAACCCTGGAGCTGGGTGGCAAGCGCGGCGCCCGGATTGATGTCGCCACCCGTGCCCAGGAGGCGGCCGCACTCACCCTGGAACAGCGCCGCAACGGTCTGCGAGCGGAGGTCATCGACGGTTACTACGGTGCACTTCGCGCCCAGGAACGCCTCGACCTGGCCCAGCGCTCAGTGGCATTGGCCGAGCGCGGCCTGGTGGTGGCCAATGGTCGCGTCACCGCCGGCAAAACGTCCCCGGTGGAAGCCACCCGCGCCCAGGTGCAACTCTCGGAAATCCGCCTGGAATTCAACCGCGCGCAGATGGGCCTGACCGATGCCTACCGGCGCCTCGCCGCCAGTACTGGCGCGGCCAGCACCGATTTCCAGGCCGTCGCCACCCAAGCCCAGGCCGCCCCGGCGTTACCGTCGCCCACGCAGTTGCTGGGGCGCCTGGAACAGACCGCCGAACTGCGCCTGGCCGAGCTGCAAATCGTCCAGGGCGAAGCGGCCCTGGGCCTGGAAAAAGCCCAGCGCATTCCCGACCTCGACGTGTCCATCGGCAGCCAATACGACGCCAGCGTGCGCGAGCGGGTCAACGTGGTGGGCGTGTCGATGCCGATCCCGCTGTTCAACCGCAACCAGGGCAACGTGCTGGCCGCGAGTCGCCGTGCCGACCAGGCCCGCGACCTGCGCAACGCTACCGAACTGCGCCTGCGCACCGAAACCCGCCAGGCCCTGGACCTTTGGCAAACCGCGAATACCGAAGTGCGCTCGTTCAACCAACAGATCCTGCCCGCCGCCCAAAGCGCGGTGGACAGCGCCACCCGCGGTTTCGAGATGGGCAAGTTCAACTTCCTCGACGTACTCGACGCCCAGCGCACCTTGATTGCGGCCCGCACCCAATACCTCGCGGCGACCGCCCAGGCCACCGAAGCCTGGGTGCGCATCGAACGGATTTACGGCGACCTTGCCCGGTTTTGA
- a CDS encoding efflux RND transporter periplasmic adaptor subunit codes for MNNKHRMALAVALMLAWPAISGAAEAEEEGKIELTEQQVQAAGIQLAPAQSRQISTVLSLPGEVRFDEDRTSHIVPRAAGVVELVKVNLGQSVKKGELLAVIASQQISDQRSELAASERRVVLARTTFQRERQLWQDRISAEQDYLLARQALQEAEIALNNARQKMNALSGSAVLVGGNRYELRAPFDGVVVEKHLGVGEVVSETSNAFTLSDLSQVWVTFGVFPKDLNKVRVGKPVKVTSSEMGTEVLGTVAYVGNLLGEQTRTATVRVTVPNPDASWRPGLFVSVQVATDTYPAKVTVPQEAIQTVEDKPSVFVRTSDGFMTRHIELGVSENGFVEVRQGLDAGAQVATVGSFILKSELGKASAEHAH; via the coding sequence ATGAACAACAAACACAGGATGGCGCTGGCCGTTGCGCTGATGCTGGCGTGGCCGGCCATCAGCGGTGCGGCAGAGGCGGAAGAGGAAGGCAAGATCGAGCTGACCGAACAGCAGGTCCAGGCCGCCGGTATTCAACTGGCCCCGGCGCAATCCCGGCAGATCAGCACTGTGCTTTCGCTGCCGGGCGAGGTGCGTTTCGACGAAGACCGCACCTCCCACATCGTGCCGCGTGCTGCCGGCGTGGTGGAGTTGGTGAAGGTCAACCTCGGCCAATCGGTGAAGAAGGGCGAGCTGCTCGCGGTGATCGCCAGCCAGCAGATTTCCGATCAGCGCAGTGAACTGGCGGCCAGTGAGCGCCGGGTGGTACTGGCCCGCACCACCTTCCAGCGCGAGCGCCAGTTGTGGCAGGACAGGATCTCCGCCGAACAGGATTACCTGCTGGCGCGCCAGGCGCTGCAAGAGGCCGAAATCGCCCTGAACAATGCCCGGCAAAAGATGAACGCCCTGAGCGGCAGCGCCGTATTGGTTGGTGGCAATCGCTACGAACTGCGGGCGCCGTTCGACGGCGTGGTGGTGGAAAAACACCTGGGTGTCGGCGAAGTGGTGAGCGAGACCAGCAACGCCTTCACCCTGTCGGACCTGTCCCAGGTGTGGGTCACCTTCGGCGTTTTCCCCAAGGATTTGAACAAGGTCCGGGTCGGCAAACCGGTGAAGGTCACGTCCTCGGAAATGGGCACCGAAGTGCTCGGTACCGTGGCCTATGTCGGCAACTTGCTGGGGGAGCAGACCCGCACGGCCACCGTGCGCGTCACGGTGCCGAACCCTGATGCTTCGTGGCGTCCAGGGCTGTTCGTTTCCGTGCAGGTCGCCACCGACACCTACCCGGCCAAGGTCACCGTCCCCCAGGAGGCGATCCAGACCGTCGAGGACAAACCCTCGGTGTTCGTGCGCACCAGCGACGGCTTCATGACCCGGCATATCGAACTGGGCGTCAGCGAAAACGGTTTCGTCGAAGTGCGCCAGGGCCTCGACGCCGGCGCGCAGGTGGCCACCGTCGGCAGCTTCATCCTCAAGTCCGAGTTGGGCAAGGCCTCGGCCGAGCACGCCCATTGA